The Streptomyces taklimakanensis nucleotide sequence ACCGTCTCCGCCTCCCACTCCTGCCGGTCGTCGTAGCCCGTGCGCCGCAGGGCCCGTCGCACGGCGCCCGGGTCGAGGTCGAACGTCGACGGCTCACCCGGCGCGGCCTCCCGGGTGCCGCGGTGCAGTCGGATCGGCGGTTCGTCGTCGTGGCCGCCGCCGCGGTGGTCGGCCAGGACGTGGCCCAGTTCGTGCAGGACGATGTGTCGTTGGTGGGCGCGGCTGGTCTCCTTCTGGAAGACGATGTAGTCGGCCCCGGGCGCCCCCACCCACATGCCGAACGGCCCCGGGACGGGGATGGGGTAGGGGACCAGCCGCAGGGGCCTGCCGCGCCGTCGTTCCACCCGTCGGCACAGCTCGGCCACGTCCAGGGGCGGCCGGATGTCCAGTTCCTTGAGGAGCCGCCGGCAGCGGCGGCGCAGTTCGCGTTCCCTCACGGTGACCGTTCCCCCTCGTCGGTGCGGTGCCGGCGGTCCAGCTCCAGGACGTGTTCGACGATCTCCACGGTCGCGGCCAGGGCTTCCGGGGAGAGTTCCAGGGCGCGCAGCGCCAGGTCGCGGACGCCCGTGTTCTCGGCCACGCGGGCCAGTTCGGCCTCCGCGGCGCGGGTGGCCTCCGTGGCGCGACCCCCGTCCAGGAAGGAGGAGGCGGGGACGGCGAAGAAGCGGGCCAGGGCGGTCAGCAGCTCGGTGGACGGGTGGCGCTTGGTGCCCTTGCGCAGGGCCGAGAGGTAGGCGCCGCTCACGCGTACGCCGGGATTCGCCCTCCGGACGGCCGAGGCCACTTCCTCGTTGGTGTACCGGCGCCCCGTCGGGCCGTACGGGCGCACCTCGTCGAAGAGCCGGTCGAGCCGCTCACCGGGCGCCGCCGGACCTCCCGCGTCGGACCTCACTCCCGCACCTCCACGCGCGTCGGACCGGGCGCCGCCTCGCGTCGCGCCGCGCCGGCCGTGGTAGGCACAGAAGGGTGGCAGGAGCGGGGAGGCGAGTCCAGTCGTGCGGCGGGGCGGTGCGCGAAGGTCGGGGGCGGGGCGGGCACGGGGAGGCCGGAAACCGCCTGACAGGTGGTATTACCGGCAAAAGGAACCGGCGCTATTCGGTCGAGTTGCCAAGGGGACCGCGCGGCGGTCGTCTCGTCGTACCGGCTGGTAGAGGCGGTCGGGCGAGTGGTTTACACCATTGTACCGGCAGCGTGTGGGCGAGACCCCGGGCTCCAGGGGTGCACGCCGGGGCGTGAGAAAGTGATTACGCTCCGGTTGATTCCGGTCACGCAAAGGCGAACAGGCGTCGACGTCTTGGCGGGAGGACGTTCGCGAGAGCCCCGAATGGCGCACCATGAACTCGGGAGCCGGCAGGCCCGGAGCGGTTGACGCGACGGGGTCCGAGCCGGCCGCCCACGGTGCCGCCGTACACCTCCGGGGAGGGGAGCCCCGGGTACCGCGACACCACCGCAAGGGGAGACGAAGTCCGCGCGACGGACCGGCGACGGCGTCCGCGGCTTCCGGGCATGGGACGGCACCGTGCGCTCGCGCGTACCGTCCGGGGGGAGTCACCAACCGATGAGGCATGTGATCCGCACCGCCGCGGCCGGCCTGGCCGCGGCCCTGACGGCGGTCCTCGTGCCGGTCGCCCAGGCCGGCGCCGAGGAACCGCCCGCACCACGCGTCGACCTGCGCGTCCTGGTCGTCGACGACGGCGGGCCCGCCGTCGACGCCATCGGCTCCGCGCTCGACGACGCCGGTACCCCGTACACCACGGTCGACCTGACCGACGCCGGACGCCCCACCGTGGACGCGGACTTCCTCGGCGACACCGTGGACGGCCGTCCGCGCGCCAGGTACCAGGGCGTGGTGCTGCCGGGCGAGAACCCGTTCGGCGCCGACTCGCCGGAGACGGCCGCGCTCGCCGCGTACGAGCGGGAGTTCGGCGTCCGGCAGGTCGACGCCTACACCTACGCCAACCCCGCCGTCGGTCTGAACTGGGCCCGGGACCCGGGCTACGCGGGCCCCCTGGACGGCAGGACCGCCCGGGTCACCGCCGCCGGGAAGGCCGGACCGTTCGGCTACCTGGAAGGCGGGGTGCCCTTCGAGGACAACGACCCGCGGATCGACGAGAGCTACGGCTACCTGGCCGTCCCCCTCGCCGACCCGCCCGAGGGCGCCGTGTTCACCCCGTACGTCGAGATGACCGTCCCGGGCACCGAGGCGAAGGGCTCACTGGTCGGCGAGTACGTCCACGACGGTCGCAGCGAACTGGTCGTCACGTTCGCCTACAACCGGTACCAGACGCAGTACCGGCTGCTGGCCCGGGGCATCGTGGCCTGGCTGACCGGGGGCGTCCACCTGGGCGTGGACCGCAACCACTTCGCCGTCCACGTCGACGACGTCCTCGCCGCCGACGACCGCTGGAACACCGAACTGAACTGCACCCCCGGCGACGTCGACTGCGGCGAGGCCGGCGAGGGCGTGGAGAGCGACCCGATCCGGATGACCGCCGCGGACGCCGAGTACGCCGCCCGGTGGTCCGCCGACCGCGGCCTCACCCTGGACCTGGCCTTCAACGGCGGCGGCAGCGTGGCCCACCGGGCCGAGAACGGCGGCGCCGATCCGCTCGCCGACCGGCTCCTGGCCGACCGGGACGACCACCGCTGGATCAACCACACCTACGACCACCCCTTCCTGGGGTGCGTCCAGGACACGACCGTGGTGCCGTGGCGGTGCGCGACCGACGAGGACGGGAACACCGTCTGGACGAGCCGGGAGTTCATCGCCGCGCAGATCGAGGACAACCTCGTCTGGGCCACCGCCCACCACCTGGAGGTCGACCCCTCCGAACTGGTCACCGGCGAGCACTCCGGCCTGGTCACCCTGCCGCAACAGCCCGTCGACAACCCCGACCTCGCGCCCGCGCTCGCCGACAACGGGGTCGCCTGGCTGGCCTCGGACTCCTCCCGGGAGAGCCGCCAGCGCGCCGTCGGACCGGCCCTCACCGTGCCGCGCCACCCGATGAACATCTTCTACAACGCCGGCCGGACCGTCGAGCAGGTCGACGAGTACAACTGGATCTACACCCGCGCCTCCGACGGCGGCAGCGGGATCTGCGAGACCGCCCCCAACACCACCTGCCTGGACGCCCCGCTGGACGTCCCGGCCGGCTACGAGTCCCACATCGTGCCGCTGGAGGCCCGAATCGCCCTCCGCCACGTGCTGTCCAACGATCCGCGCCCGCACTTCGTCCACCAGTCCAACCTGGCCGAGGACCGCATCGCCTACCCGGCGCTGAACCGGATCCTGGACGACTACGACGATCTGTTCGCCGACAACGCCCCGCTGGTCAACCTGCCGATGAGGGACATCGGCGAGGAGATGGCACGGCGCACGGCCTGGCGCGGGGCCCTGGACGGCGGGAACGTCACCGCCCACCGCACCGGCGACACCGTGACCGTCGTCGCGCCCGCCGGGGTGGACGTTCCCGTCACCGTGCCCGAGGGCACCACCCGGCGGGTCGACGGAACCGGACGGAGCGTCGGCGAGGCGTACGCGGGCCTGCGCACCGGCTGGGTCGACGCCGACGCCGGTGAACAGCGGGTGACCTTCGACCTGGGCGGCGCCCCCACGCCTCCCCCGAACCCCGAGGGGCCAAAGGAGCCGGAGGGGCCGGAGGGGCCCGTGGACCGGTGCCTTCCCGAACTCCCGCGCTTCCCGGAGCTCGTGGACCTCCTGGACCTCCTGGAGGAGCTGTGCGGCCGGCTCACGGCGGAGGCCGAGCGGTTCACCACCCCGGACGGGAAACCGCGCACACCCGTGGGCGTCCTCGAACCGGTGCCGTACGGCCCGGGGGACACCACCGTCCGCACCGGCGGCTGACCCGTGTCGGGGCCCGGCAGGGACCGACGGGAAACGACCGAACAGAACGGAACCGACCGGACCATCCGCCGGTCGTACCCGCTCCCGTACCCAGGAGACAGCGAACCGCCATGTACGGACCGTCGGCCGAACCGAGCCCCGGCACGCCCTCGGTGACCCTGCTCACCGAGGGGACCTACCCCCACGGCCACGGCGGCGTCAGCGTCTGGTGCGACCAGATGGTGCGCGGCATGCCCGACGTGGACTTCCGCGTCGTCGCCGTCACCGCGACCGGACGAGAGGCTCCCGTCTGGGAGGTCCCCGCCCACGTGCGCGCCGTCCACACCGTGCCCATGTGGGGTCCGCCACCGTCCGGGAGGGCCCCGCGCGGCCGGACCCTGCGCCGCTTCCTCACCCGTCTGGAGGGGTTCCTGACCGCCCTCCTCGACCCGGGGCAGGAGCACCTCTTCACCGCCGGCCTCCACGACCTGGCCGACCACGCGGACCGGGGCGAGCTCTCGCCGGCCCTGCGCACCGAGGGCGCCGTCCGCGCCCTCGTCCACCTGTGGAACCGACCCGCCCTGCCCACCGCCGCCGCCCGGCCCACCCTCCACGACGCGCTGACCGCCATCGACCTGCTGGAACACGCCCTGCGTCCGCTGGCCGCGCCACCGGTCGTCGACGGGGTCACCCACGCGGTCAGCGGAGGACTGGCCACCTTGCCGGCGCTGGTCGCCCACCGCCGCCACGGCGTCCCGTTCCTGCTCACCGAGCACGGCGTCTACCTGCGCGAGCGCTACTTGGGCAGCCGGGCCGACCCCCACCGGTGGCCGGTCAAGGCGCTGATGCTGGGCTTCTTCCGGCTGTTGGCGCGGGAGGGCTACCGGTGCGCCGCGCTGGTCACTCCCGGCAACCGCTACAACCGCCGCTGGGAGGAGCACGGCGGCGCCCCGCCCGAGCGAATACGCACCGTCTACAACGGCGTCGACCCCGCCGCGTTCCCGCCCGCCGGGCCCGAACCGGAGACGCCGACGCTCAGTTGGGCCGGACGCATCGACCCGATCAAGGACCTGGCGACCCTCGTCCGCGCCTTCGCGCTGGTGCGGAAGGAGGTGCCCGAGGCCCGGCTGCGGATCTTCGGAGGCACTCCGCGCGGCGCGGAGGGCTACCGCGCGGAGGTGGCGGAACTCGCCGCCGAACTGGGCGTCGGCGACGGCGTCGCCTTCGAGGGACGCGTGGAGGACATCCGGGACGCCTACGCCGCCGGGAACGTGGTGATGCTCTCCAGCGTCAGCGAGGGCTTCCCCTTCACCCTGATCGAGGCCATGTCCTGTGGACGCGCCACCGTCTCCACGGACGTGGGCGGTGTGCGCGAGGCGGTGGGGGAGTGCGGGCTCGTGGTGCCGCCCCGCGACCCGGAGGCCATGGCACGGGCGGCGCTGCGGCTCCTGGGCGACGCGGGGACGCGAGCCCGGATGGGGGAGGGCGCCCGACTACGGGTGATCGAACAGTTCACGCTCCGACAGACCATCGGGGCCTTCCGCGACATATACCACGAACTCGCCGCCGGGCGGACCGGAGCCGGGGGACGGCCCGACCGGGCGGAGCGGACCCACCCCCTCGTTCTGGCCCGGGCCGCGGGAGGTGCCGGATGAGCGGCACGCTCAGGCTCGTTCCCGGCGCCCCCCGGCCGGAGGGCGGGCGGGCGACGCCCCGGCCGCGGCGGCGGCCGAGCCGGTCCGTCGACCCGCTGGACGAACTGGCGCGCGAGACGGCGGAGGTGTGCGCGGCGGCCGTCCACCCCGACGAGATCGCCGCCCACCTGGAGGCCCAGGGACTGACGAACGAGCAGATCGAGCGCCGCTACGGACGGCGGGACACCTTCGAGGTCGCCGCCGAACTCTTCGCCAGGGTGCCGCGCGCCCACCCCGAGCCCCCGCCCACCCCCGACCCCTGGCGGGCCGATCCGGTCAACGCGCTGCTGCGCGGGCTGGTGTTCACCCTCCCCGGACTCGGCTACGCGCTGGGCGCGCCCTTCCTCACCGGGGCTCCCGGCCCACTCGGTCTGCCCTCCGGCACGGGAGCGCTGGTCGCCTCCGCGCTCGCCGCCTGGGCGTGGAACCAAGGTCTGGCGCACCGCGCGTACGCCGCGTCGGCGACGGGCGGACGCGCGGCGGCCGGACGCGTGCTGCGGACGGGCGCTCCGCTGGGCGCGGCGGTGGCGCCGGTGGTGGCGCCGGCGGCGGAGGCCGCGCTGCCCGGGGCGCCCGCACCCGGCGCGGCGCTCGCCTTCGCCGTCGGACAGGCGGTGTACCTGGTCGGGGCCACCGCCCTGCTGGTACTGGGACGCGAACGGCTGCTGTTGCTCGCCCTGCTGCCGTCGACGGTGGGCGCGGCGCTGCTGCTGCCCGGCTCAGCCGCCGGTTCCGCCATCGGGGCCGGCGCCGGAGCGGACGCGGCGGCCCGCACCGCCGTCCTGGTCCTCACCGTCTGCGGGGTGTCGGTGATCGCGGCACGGGAGACCGTCCGGGCCGTCGGGGAGGCGGGGGCGAGGGGGGACCCCCGTGGGGCGGGGCCCGCGCGGCGGGCGTCCCTGCCGTACGGGCTGTTCGGCCTGGGCTGCGGCGTGCTCACGACCCTGGCCGCCCTGGGGGACGTGCTGTGGCACGGCGCGGGCGCGGCGATGGCCGGGTCCGTGGTCGTCGCCCTCACCCTCAGCATGGGCGCGGCCGAGTGGTCGCTGTACCGCTGCCGCTCCCTGGCGCTGGCCGCGCTGACGGCCGGCACCACCGTCACGGGGCTGCCGTGGCGGGCCGGGCGGGCCCTGGGGGTGTGTCTGGCCGGGTACCTCGCGGCTCTGACCGTCCTCGTCCTGAGCGCCGACATGCTGTGGAGCGACGGCCCGCCGCCCGACCGGGTCCGACTGCCCGCGGTCCTCGCCCTGGGCGCGGTGCTGTGGACGGGCCTGCTGCTCCAGGCGTTCGGCGCCGCACGGCTCCCCGCCGCGGTGGTCCTGGTCGCCGCCGCGGCCGACACCGCCGCGATCGCGTGGCACCTGCCCGGGCCGGGCGGACCGGCCGGCATCCACCTCGTCGTCTGCGGTGCGGCGGCCGCCGTCCTGGTCGCCGCCGCCACCGCACGACTCGGCCGGATCACCTCCCACCGCTGACCCGCCCCATCGGAACCCCGTCGGTACCCCACCGGCACCCCACCGGCACGGCGACGGCCGACCGCCGGGCGGACCGCAACGACAACGGCACCACAGCGAACAGGACCGACCACCAGCCGGCGCCACAGCCGGCGGAAACGGAGTCACGCCCATGACCGCAGCAGCACCGGAACCGTCGACGTCGCGAACGTCGGCCGGGACGACGGTCGCCGTCACCGGCGCCGAGGGGTTCATCGGCTCGCACCTGGTCGAGGCGCTCGTCGCCGCCGGCCACCGGGTGCGCGCGATGGTGCAGTACAACTCCTTCTCCTCCTTCGGCTGGCTGGAGACCCTGCCGAAGGAGGTGCTGGACGCCACCGAGATCGTCCTCGGCGACGTCCGCGACCCCGGCTCGGTCAACGGACTGGTCAAGGGCACCGAGACCGTCTACCACCTGGCCGCGCTCATCGCGATCCCCTACTCCTACCGCGCCCCGCACAGCTACGTGGAGACCAACGTCACCGGCACCCTCAACGTGCTGGAGGCCGTACGGCACCTGGACGTCCCGCGCCTGGTGCACACCTCCACCAGCGAGACCTACGGCACCGCCCGGACGGTGCCCATCACCGAGGACCACCCCATCAACACCCAGTCCCCGTACGCCGCCTCCAAGGCCGGCGGCGACCGGCTCGCCGACAGCTACCACGCCGCCTTCGGCACCCCCGTGGTCACCCTGCGGCCGTTCAACACCTACGGGCCGCGCCAGTCCATGCGCGCCGTCATCCCCACCGTGATCGGCCAGATCGCCGCCGGCCGCCGCACCATCACCCTCGGCGACCTGCGCCCCACCCGCGACTTCACCTACGTCGAGGACACCGTCGCCGCCTTCCTCGCCGTCGGCACCGCGCCCGCCGAGGCCGTCGTCGGACGCACCTTCAACGCCGGGACGGGCGGCGAGATCTCCGTCGGGGACCTGGCCGCCCTCA carries:
- a CDS encoding XRE family transcriptional regulator encodes the protein MRSDAGGPAAPGERLDRLFDEVRPYGPTGRRYTNEEVASAVRRANPGVRVSGAYLSALRKGTKRHPSTELLTALARFFAVPASSFLDGGRATEATRAAEAELARVAENTGVRDLALRALELSPEALAATVEIVEHVLELDRRHRTDEGERSP
- the pelF gene encoding GT4 family glycosyltransferase PelF translates to MYGPSAEPSPGTPSVTLLTEGTYPHGHGGVSVWCDQMVRGMPDVDFRVVAVTATGREAPVWEVPAHVRAVHTVPMWGPPPSGRAPRGRTLRRFLTRLEGFLTALLDPGQEHLFTAGLHDLADHADRGELSPALRTEGAVRALVHLWNRPALPTAAARPTLHDALTAIDLLEHALRPLAAPPVVDGVTHAVSGGLATLPALVAHRRHGVPFLLTEHGVYLRERYLGSRADPHRWPVKALMLGFFRLLAREGYRCAALVTPGNRYNRRWEEHGGAPPERIRTVYNGVDPAAFPPAGPEPETPTLSWAGRIDPIKDLATLVRAFALVRKEVPEARLRIFGGTPRGAEGYRAEVAELAAELGVGDGVAFEGRVEDIRDAYAAGNVVMLSSVSEGFPFTLIEAMSCGRATVSTDVGGVREAVGECGLVVPPRDPEAMARAALRLLGDAGTRARMGEGARLRVIEQFTLRQTIGAFRDIYHELAAGRTGAGGRPDRAERTHPLVLARAAGGAG
- a CDS encoding GDP-mannose 4,6-dehydratase, translated to MTAAAPEPSTSRTSAGTTVAVTGAEGFIGSHLVEALVAAGHRVRAMVQYNSFSSFGWLETLPKEVLDATEIVLGDVRDPGSVNGLVKGTETVYHLAALIAIPYSYRAPHSYVETNVTGTLNVLEAVRHLDVPRLVHTSTSETYGTARTVPITEDHPINTQSPYAASKAGGDRLADSYHAAFGTPVVTLRPFNTYGPRQSMRAVIPTVIGQIAAGRRTITLGDLRPTRDFTYVEDTVAAFLAVGTAPAEAVVGRTFNAGTGGEISVGDLAALIGKVMETDVEVLQDTERVRPADSEVMRLVCDASRLRAATGWAPRHDLAEGLAHTVAFFRDPANLARYKTDLYNV